One window of uncultured Methanoregula sp. genomic DNA carries:
- a CDS encoding GHMP kinase — MGLHTAVLSRRGKTPATSDVSPPLSFVLKRLGVSANIVTECNLPIGAGFGLSAAALLSTLTAVDRLFGLGLGAHDIALIAHEAEVVHQTGLGDVSACQAGGRVLRKGPGIDADIERTFDIREPLYAVCFGPIHTPSVLGSPAQMERVAAAFPRVYPDSPAGFFNLSRQFARDSGLMTDEVRKVLDNCEEAGVLSSMTMLGNGVFACGRKAKEVLTPFGNVYEFRMAEAGARITGERT, encoded by the coding sequence ATCGGTCTGCATACGGCAGTTCTCTCCCGGCGCGGGAAAACCCCGGCCACGTCTGATGTATCCCCCCCGCTCTCGTTTGTCCTGAAGCGCCTTGGCGTAAGTGCGAACATTGTCACGGAGTGCAATCTTCCGATAGGTGCCGGCTTCGGCCTCTCTGCCGCCGCACTCCTCTCCACGCTTACGGCCGTGGACCGGCTGTTCGGACTCGGTCTCGGCGCCCATGACATTGCCCTTATTGCGCACGAAGCCGAGGTTGTCCACCAGACCGGGCTTGGCGATGTCTCTGCCTGCCAGGCCGGAGGGCGGGTTCTCCGGAAAGGGCCGGGCATAGATGCGGATATCGAGCGGACATTCGATATCCGGGAACCATTGTATGCGGTCTGTTTTGGCCCTATCCATACGCCATCGGTCCTGGGTTCCCCGGCACAGATGGAGCGGGTTGCGGCTGCCTTTCCCCGGGTTTATCCGGATAGTCCTGCTGGTTTTTTCAACCTGTCCCGGCAGTTTGCACGGGACAGCGGCCTCATGACGGATGAAGTGAGAAAAGTACTGGACAACTGTGAAGAGGCCGGGGTTCTTTCGAGCATGACCATGCTCGGAAACGGGGTGTTTGCCTGCGGAAGGAAAGCAAAAGAGGTGCTCACTCCTTTCGGCAACGTCTACGAGTTCAGGATGGCTGAGGCCGGAGCCCGTATCACCGGGGAGAGAACATGA
- a CDS encoding 4-phosphopantoate--beta-alanine ligase, translated as MIPPSHPRYRSLVTREMLAACAKSGVVSWEGLTAHGRGEAFDYLLGEKTSESARLAEKIGAALLLSARHPVISVNGNTAALAAPEIAALQKASGALVEVNLFHRTEARVQQIEDLLRSSGVEVFSGEAERLLPLDHDRAWCRREGMYSADVILVPLEDGDRCEALVGMGKTVIAIDLNPLSRTARKATLTIVDELTRALPEMSRACRDMDPEEGKQLIASLDNHYLLSEAIREITGRLNHALD; from the coding sequence ATGATACCCCCCAGCCATCCCCGGTACCGCTCGCTTGTCACCCGCGAGATGCTCGCCGCCTGCGCAAAAAGCGGTGTTGTTTCCTGGGAAGGCCTTACTGCCCATGGCCGGGGAGAGGCGTTCGATTACCTCCTTGGCGAAAAGACCAGTGAGAGCGCCCGGCTTGCAGAAAAAATTGGGGCTGCACTGCTCCTCTCTGCCCGGCACCCGGTTATATCCGTAAATGGCAACACGGCAGCCCTTGCAGCACCGGAGATCGCAGCCCTGCAAAAAGCGAGCGGAGCCCTCGTGGAAGTCAACCTCTTCCACCGGACCGAAGCGCGGGTACAGCAGATCGAAGACCTGCTGCGATCTTCCGGAGTTGAGGTCTTCTCCGGTGAGGCCGAACGTCTTCTTCCCCTCGATCACGACCGGGCATGGTGCCGGCGCGAAGGAATGTATTCGGCCGATGTTATCCTCGTGCCGCTGGAAGACGGGGATCGCTGCGAAGCCCTCGTTGGTATGGGAAAAACGGTAATAGCCATTGATCTCAACCCCCTTTCCCGCACGGCACGGAAAGCAACGCTCACGATCGTTGACGAACTCACCCGTGCACTCCCGGAAATGAGCCGGGCGTGCCGCGACATGGATCCCGAAGAAGGCAAACAGCTCATCGCGTCCCTGGACAATCATTATCTTTTGTCCGAGGCAATACGTGAGATAACCGGGAGGCTCAACCATGCTCTGGACTGA
- a CDS encoding 60S ribosomal export protein NMD3 produces MNTTITGNFCPKCGKPAPAPGLCTECMIGSTPWFSCDHRVQNTQCPSCGATKQVNTWTDSALDRSEIGPELAKSAVHFHPDVKKPTIDATIVDISVNRSRAMLTLRGTLYKKPVEATCSTEILWHKEQCDRCNRISGSYYEGVIQVRADGRIPSTFETQMAASIAQQIEDSLQSGGERLSFISDMTATRDGIDIVVGSQHIGAKISQGIVAQLGGRYTTHPKLVGEKNGRQLFRITYSVRLPRFQKFDVVAVKNRYYEIERVESHHVKTLDLNDGSSRSIREDDVERIIGNARNSESALVAFSESTTIGIMDPVTCQTHEYRKPGWMDAKAGDHVAVLRDGDTLVIVR; encoded by the coding sequence ATGAATACGACAATCACGGGCAATTTCTGCCCCAAATGCGGGAAACCCGCCCCGGCTCCGGGGCTCTGCACCGAATGCATGATCGGCAGCACACCGTGGTTTTCCTGCGACCACCGGGTACAGAATACCCAGTGCCCCAGCTGCGGGGCAACAAAGCAGGTGAATACCTGGACGGATTCCGCCCTGGACCGCTCTGAAATCGGGCCGGAACTGGCAAAGTCGGCAGTCCATTTTCACCCGGATGTCAAGAAACCCACCATCGACGCAACCATCGTGGATATCAGCGTCAACCGGTCCCGGGCAATGCTTACGCTCCGCGGCACATTATACAAGAAGCCGGTTGAAGCGACCTGCTCGACAGAGATCCTCTGGCACAAGGAACAATGCGACCGGTGCAACCGCATCAGCGGGAGCTATTATGAAGGAGTGATCCAGGTCAGGGCTGACGGGAGGATCCCGAGCACCTTCGAGACCCAGATGGCGGCCTCCATTGCCCAGCAGATCGAAGATTCCCTGCAGTCCGGTGGCGAGCGCCTCTCGTTCATCTCCGACATGACCGCAACCCGGGATGGTATCGATATTGTTGTCGGGTCGCAGCACATCGGGGCAAAGATCTCGCAGGGTATTGTTGCCCAGCTGGGCGGCAGGTATACCACGCATCCCAAGCTGGTTGGCGAGAAAAACGGCCGCCAGCTCTTCCGGATAACGTACTCGGTCCGTCTCCCGAGGTTCCAGAAATTCGACGTGGTTGCGGTGAAAAACCGGTACTATGAGATCGAGCGGGTTGAATCCCATCATGTCAAAACCCTGGATCTTAACGACGGGTCATCCCGGTCCATCAGGGAAGACGATGTCGAGCGCATTATCGGGAATGCCCGGAATTCCGAATCAGCGCTCGTGGCCTTTTCGGAGAGCACGACTATCGGCATCATGGACCCGGTAACCTGCCAGACGCACGAGTACCGGAAACCCGGCTGGATGGATGCAAAAGCTGGTGATCACGTGGCGGTCCTGCGGGACGGGGACACGCTCGTCATAGTCAGGTAA
- a CDS encoding DUF424 domain-containing protein: protein MFLKVHRSPGTGDVVAVCDRELINTTIRHKEITVTISEAFYGNCPATEDEVRDALRKAGNINLMGERCVSLAIGMGLLTRSGCIMIGTVPHAQIY from the coding sequence ATGTTTCTGAAGGTACATCGTTCGCCGGGAACGGGGGATGTCGTAGCGGTGTGTGATCGAGAACTCATCAACACCACGATCCGGCACAAGGAGATCACCGTTACCATCTCCGAAGCCTTCTACGGGAACTGCCCTGCAACCGAAGACGAAGTCAGGGATGCATTACGAAAAGCCGGAAATATCAATCTCATGGGAGAGCGGTGCGTGAGTCTTGCCATCGGGATGGGACTCCTCACGCGATCCGGCTGTATTATGATAGGGACCGTGCCTCACGCACAGATTTACTGA
- a CDS encoding methyltransferase domain-containing protein — protein MSSVKQDKIQEHYDTVADTYDDHYDQYRGRNYHNHISSYLIRSLPEKGNLLDIGCGTGLFIEKYMQNGGSAVGLDISRRMLVQAKKRCACSEFTLASGDAIPFCDNSFDAISSLLVFSYIRDPQEMLNEGYRVLRPGGSIAICTLGKKLITKGIPALYYISEKMKVKHVVMKNFGEHYFDENEMSVLFGNAGFEDISVKWCSFAHIDMIDPIFHLARKMEPFVEKRIPQLAYNIFVSAKKPADE, from the coding sequence GTGAGTTCCGTAAAACAGGACAAGATCCAGGAACATTACGATACGGTTGCGGATACCTACGATGACCATTACGATCAATACCGCGGGAGGAACTATCACAACCATATCAGCAGTTACCTGATCCGATCCCTGCCGGAAAAGGGCAATCTCCTGGATATCGGGTGCGGGACCGGCCTTTTTATCGAGAAATACATGCAGAACGGGGGATCCGCTGTCGGCCTTGACATCAGCCGGAGGATGCTCGTGCAGGCAAAAAAGCGGTGCGCCTGCAGTGAATTCACCCTGGCCTCAGGAGATGCCATCCCCTTCTGCGACAACTCGTTTGATGCGATCTCAAGCCTGCTCGTATTCAGTTATATCAGAGACCCGCAGGAAATGCTCAACGAAGGTTACCGGGTGCTCCGGCCCGGGGGATCCATTGCCATCTGCACGCTCGGGAAAAAACTGATCACCAAGGGAATCCCGGCCCTCTACTACATCAGCGAAAAGATGAAGGTCAAGCATGTGGTCATGAAGAATTTCGGTGAGCATTACTTTGACGAAAACGAGATGAGCGTGCTGTTCGGCAATGCGGGATTCGAAGATATTTCCGTGAAATGGTGCTCGTTTGCCCATATCGATATGATCGATCCGATCTTCCACCTTGCACGAAAAATGGAGCCTTTTGTGGAGAAGCGCATTCCCCAGCTGGCCTATAATATTTTTGTCAGTGCAAAAAAACCGGCAGATGAATAG
- a CDS encoding AIR synthase-related protein produces MDVEEFVRRMLADGEEEQAVQKSLTDHILRLKKTNSAYASAFAQAVIQEVKNSRDLAGDFFTFEPAGVHMGEFGVGSRGKGDFFAHREIARIIGKTSASVGVDEMDDAGAVSAKGNYIICTVDGMHSRLSDFPYLAGFHVTRATLRDTYVMGAKPVMLFSDIHVADDGDVAKIFDYTAGITTVGEAMNVPLVTGSTLRIGGDMVLGSRLTGCVGAVGVADHLTARKSTAPGDVLLMTEGAGGGTIATAAIYSGFPEVVEQTINLNFLMACETLMKSDVFYRIHAMTDVTNGGLRGDAFEMAETAGCRIVIDESKIADLVEPHVRHMLENLEIDYLGVSLDALLIVAPADAADEICRVVKSAGVHMHAVGRAEAGKPESVLVVDGKEQDFAPRFRESAYTPLKKVADTEVRNFDEMKENVLRASEAAIQKKQRVLANLLRKQKGNS; encoded by the coding sequence ATGGATGTTGAGGAATTTGTCCGCAGGATGCTTGCCGACGGTGAAGAGGAACAGGCTGTACAAAAAAGCCTCACAGACCACATCCTCCGTTTAAAGAAGACAAATTCCGCTTATGCATCAGCATTTGCACAGGCAGTTATCCAGGAAGTGAAGAACAGCCGGGACCTGGCCGGGGATTTTTTCACGTTCGAACCGGCCGGCGTACATATGGGGGAATTCGGTGTCGGTTCCCGTGGCAAAGGGGACTTCTTTGCGCATCGGGAGATCGCCCGGATCATTGGCAAGACCTCGGCATCGGTGGGCGTTGACGAGATGGATGATGCCGGTGCGGTCTCTGCCAAGGGGAACTATATTATCTGTACCGTGGATGGGATGCACTCGCGTCTCTCGGATTTCCCGTACCTTGCCGGGTTCCACGTAACCCGTGCAACCTTACGCGATACCTATGTGATGGGAGCAAAACCGGTCATGCTCTTTTCCGACATCCACGTGGCTGATGACGGGGACGTGGCGAAGATCTTCGATTACACTGCCGGTATCACGACCGTTGGAGAAGCAATGAACGTTCCCCTGGTTACCGGGTCAACACTCCGCATCGGCGGGGACATGGTGCTGGGCAGCCGCCTTACCGGCTGCGTGGGTGCGGTCGGGGTTGCAGACCACCTCACTGCCCGTAAATCAACAGCCCCCGGGGATGTCCTCCTGATGACTGAAGGGGCGGGTGGAGGAACCATTGCAACTGCTGCCATCTACTCCGGGTTTCCCGAGGTTGTCGAACAGACCATCAATCTCAACTTCCTCATGGCCTGCGAGACCCTCATGAAAAGCGATGTGTTTTACCGCATCCATGCCATGACCGACGTGACCAACGGGGGGCTGCGGGGTGACGCCTTCGAGATGGCCGAAACGGCCGGATGCAGGATCGTGATCGATGAATCGAAGATCGCCGATCTTGTCGAACCCCATGTCCGCCACATGCTGGAGAACCTGGAGATCGATTACCTGGGTGTTTCTCTCGATGCACTCCTCATTGTTGCACCTGCCGACGCTGCGGATGAGATCTGCCGGGTTGTCAAATCTGCGGGCGTGCATATGCATGCGGTCGGGCGTGCCGAGGCAGGTAAACCGGAATCGGTTCTCGTGGTCGACGGGAAGGAACAGGACTTCGCCCCCCGGTTCCGGGAGTCCGCATACACCCCGTTGAAGAAGGTGGCCGATACGGAAGTCCGCAATTTTGACGAGATGAAAGAGAATGTACTGCGGGCTTCTGAAGCGGCCATACAGAAAAAGCAGCGTGTGCTTGCAAACCTGCTCAGGAAACAAAAAGGGAATAGTTAG
- a CDS encoding tetratricopeptide repeat protein, translating into MASDMEISDNVRPARTPRDLYLEGMALGRDGQHEDALTSFSLALAIDPDLPLAWVGRGFALGKLGRFEEEIACCDKAIELDPHCIEAWNNKAFACGMLDRFEEKVECCRQALKIDPENATAWNNKGVALGMLGKFEAEIRCCERALEIRPRYLSAWVNKGYAHGKLKRYEEEIACYDRALKIYPYYQSALAKKGAALIFLKRYGDACDVLDRALAISPDDAKSLYRKGLALSMLGRHADAIPCLNKALDLDPANADAWVVMSNSCFLMGRLEESARAFDKAYYIDAKDVRVRVVKGLSLLKSGKFDDALRSFSDVFGILLR; encoded by the coding sequence ATGGCCTCTGACATGGAAATTTCAGATAATGTACGCCCCGCGAGGACACCCAGGGATCTCTATCTGGAAGGTATGGCTCTTGGACGCGATGGCCAGCACGAGGATGCCCTTACTTCATTTTCTCTCGCGCTTGCCATTGATCCCGATCTTCCCCTTGCATGGGTAGGAAGGGGTTTTGCCCTGGGAAAACTCGGGAGATTCGAGGAAGAGATTGCCTGCTGCGATAAAGCCATTGAACTGGACCCGCACTGCATCGAAGCCTGGAACAACAAAGCATTTGCCTGCGGGATGCTCGACCGGTTTGAGGAAAAAGTAGAGTGCTGCAGGCAGGCCCTGAAGATCGATCCCGAGAACGCAACCGCGTGGAACAACAAGGGCGTAGCACTCGGGATGCTGGGAAAATTCGAGGCTGAAATCCGCTGTTGTGAACGCGCACTGGAGATCCGGCCCCGCTACCTTTCTGCATGGGTAAACAAAGGGTATGCGCATGGAAAACTCAAACGGTACGAGGAAGAGATTGCCTGTTATGACCGGGCCCTGAAGATTTACCCCTATTACCAGTCAGCCCTGGCCAAAAAAGGAGCAGCCCTTATCTTTCTGAAGCGCTATGGGGACGCCTGCGATGTACTTGACCGGGCCCTGGCAATTTCGCCTGATGACGCCAAATCCCTGTACCGCAAAGGGCTCGCCCTGAGCATGCTCGGCAGGCATGCGGATGCAATCCCCTGCCTCAACAAAGCTCTCGACCTTGACCCGGCAAATGCGGACGCCTGGGTTGTCATGAGCAACTCCTGCTTCCTGATGGGAAGACTGGAAGAATCGGCCCGGGCCTTTGACAAGGCGTATTATATCGATGCCAAAGACGTGAGAGTTCGTGTCGTCAAAGGACTGTCTCTCCTGAAGTCCGGAAAGTTCGATGACGCGCTCCGCAGTTTTTCGGATGTCTTTGGTATCCTTCTCCGGTGA
- a CDS encoding SAM-dependent methyltransferase, with translation MRVRQVPKQSLGTIITADWVDQTRRPCIDDDIAWVPVKDGEPFDREIPERSPYKGRGYYLIGDIAVIHGARPGPAEIDEIVSFRHPRGILWIESLTDVTRTPHAHLVWGEGGEVSHKESGYTYILDPSRVMFSQGNREEKMRMASLIRDGRAKSRVADMFAGIGYFTIPIAGAGAVVHAMEINPVSFDYLQRNILGNKLSGRIHPSLGDCRTLLEGTYDRIVMGHFDAIHMLPSVIPHVTSGSVIHLHSIGPVEEAIGTIMEGAGFSVSIDVHKIKKYRPHAWHVVQDVKIE, from the coding sequence ATGAGGGTCAGACAGGTACCAAAACAGTCCCTTGGCACGATAATTACTGCGGACTGGGTTGACCAGACCCGGCGACCCTGTATTGACGATGATATCGCATGGGTCCCGGTGAAAGACGGTGAACCGTTCGACCGTGAGATTCCCGAGCGCTCCCCCTACAAGGGACGCGGGTATTACCTGATCGGCGATATCGCGGTGATCCACGGTGCCCGGCCCGGGCCCGCGGAAATTGATGAGATCGTCTCGTTCCGGCACCCGCGGGGTATTCTCTGGATAGAATCGCTCACCGATGTGACGAGAACCCCGCATGCCCATCTCGTCTGGGGGGAAGGCGGGGAGGTATCCCACAAGGAGAGTGGTTATACCTACATCCTCGATCCCTCCCGGGTCATGTTCTCCCAGGGAAACCGGGAGGAGAAGATGCGGATGGCCTCCCTGATCCGGGATGGCAGGGCCAAAAGCCGGGTTGCGGATATGTTTGCCGGGATCGGCTACTTCACGATCCCGATAGCCGGGGCGGGAGCTGTTGTCCATGCCATGGAGATCAATCCGGTATCCTTTGATTACCTGCAGAGGAATATTCTCGGGAATAAACTATCCGGCAGGATTCATCCCTCGTTGGGTGACTGCCGCACTCTTCTCGAAGGAACGTATGATCGTATCGTCATGGGCCACTTCGATGCCATCCATATGCTCCCCTCCGTCATCCCGCACGTAACCAGCGGGAGTGTCATCCATCTCCACAGCATCGGTCCTGTAGAAGAGGCGATAGGTACCATCATGGAGGGGGCAGGTTTTTCTGTATCCATCGACGTACATAAAATCAAGAAGTACCGGCCGCATGCATGGCATGTTGTGCAGGACGTGAAAATAGAATGA
- the coaBC gene encoding bifunctional phosphopantothenoylcysteine decarboxylase/phosphopantothenate--cysteine ligase CoaBC, producing the protein MTLAQTLAGKEIVVAVTGSIAAVETVKLIHALRRRGAVVQTVMSNAAEGIISPDALTYASGRDAITRLSGRVEHVTFCGDGGSADLLLIAPCTANTLSKIACGIDDTPVTTFATTALGSGKPVLIVPAMHHSMYRHPALGEHIRKLKNWGVGIIEPRIEEGKAKIADTEEIVLYCERAVLGKALAGKSVLITSGPCREPVDDVRVLTTRSSGQMGRALALQAFRLGADVTVVHHDTFPCVSNLNADSAADMRAAVLSHLAGKKGTDIYISAAAISDLAPEHQDSKIPSGKPATIRLDPLPKLLDDVLAKHLPLVVAFKLDREPEKKAKAMIEKGVSLVLMNPPGTMGSTHGDYVQLSAQGRVPCSGTKEEIAAIVWETIIRDHLRSA; encoded by the coding sequence ATGACCCTCGCTCAGACGCTCGCCGGAAAAGAGATCGTTGTTGCCGTTACCGGCAGCATCGCGGCAGTCGAGACCGTGAAACTCATCCATGCCTTACGCAGGCGCGGGGCTGTTGTGCAGACCGTCATGAGTAACGCGGCAGAAGGCATCATCTCGCCGGATGCGCTCACCTATGCAAGCGGCAGGGATGCGATAACGCGTTTGTCCGGCCGCGTGGAACACGTGACGTTCTGCGGGGATGGCGGCAGCGCCGATCTCCTGCTCATTGCGCCCTGCACGGCAAATACCCTCAGTAAAATCGCGTGCGGGATCGACGACACTCCGGTGACTACGTTTGCAACCACGGCCCTCGGGAGCGGCAAGCCCGTACTCATCGTCCCTGCCATGCACCACAGCATGTACCGCCACCCGGCGCTGGGAGAACATATCCGGAAACTCAAAAACTGGGGTGTTGGCATCATCGAGCCCCGGATCGAGGAAGGAAAAGCCAAAATTGCCGACACCGAAGAGATCGTCCTTTACTGCGAACGTGCAGTTCTCGGAAAGGCACTTGCCGGTAAAAGTGTCCTTATCACGAGCGGTCCCTGCCGTGAGCCGGTGGATGATGTCCGCGTGCTTACCACGCGATCGAGCGGGCAGATGGGCCGTGCCCTTGCCCTGCAGGCATTCCGGCTGGGTGCGGATGTGACGGTTGTCCATCACGACACGTTTCCCTGTGTCAGCAACCTGAACGCCGACAGTGCCGCGGATATGCGTGCTGCCGTTCTCTCCCATCTTGCCGGAAAAAAGGGTACGGATATTTACATCAGTGCTGCGGCAATCTCGGATTTAGCACCGGAACATCAGGACAGTAAGATCCCCAGCGGAAAACCCGCCACGATCCGGCTCGATCCCCTCCCGAAACTCCTGGATGACGTGCTTGCAAAGCACCTGCCGCTTGTCGTTGCCTTCAAGCTGGACCGGGAACCGGAGAAGAAGGCAAAGGCCATGATTGAAAAAGGCGTCTCCCTTGTCCTGATGAACCCTCCCGGTACCATGGGAAGTACGCACGGGGACTATGTCCAGCTCAGCGCACAGGGGCGCGTGCCCTGCAGCGGGACAAAAGAGGAGATTGCAGCCATTGTCTGGGAAACCATAATCCGCGATCATCTCCGTTCCGCATAA
- a CDS encoding AAA family ATPase, which produces MLWTEQFRPGTLDEILGQDQVIQHLSLFAASKTVPHLILTGPHGTGKSVAIECFAKALYGEDWEQNTSVFPTADVFLQGKAFLEQDERFAHLYQKSQSLITNFKYVIKWYASLRPLDAEFKLMVFEDAHTLTRDAQQALRRIMERTSGTCRFVFTTTNQSALIPAITSRCLPLFFAPIGQDLVLRKLRSIKDRESQARHPCSEDDLELIAQAAQGDLRRAILLLQVALETGRCSDMFSVAQSETSTVADSAIATLKAGDAKGAIRKLESLMIDYGLSGAEVLSEIRSTIRREYNDPNLVIALADAEHRMRHANNEFIQVSAFATRIQEVFP; this is translated from the coding sequence ATGCTCTGGACTGAACAGTTCCGGCCGGGAACGCTTGATGAGATCCTTGGCCAGGACCAGGTTATACAGCACCTCTCACTGTTTGCGGCATCCAAAACCGTGCCGCATCTCATCCTCACCGGGCCCCACGGGACCGGGAAGAGTGTTGCCATAGAATGTTTTGCAAAAGCGCTCTACGGGGAGGACTGGGAACAAAATACTTCAGTTTTCCCGACCGCCGACGTATTCCTGCAGGGCAAAGCGTTTCTTGAACAGGACGAACGGTTTGCACACCTGTACCAGAAGAGCCAGTCTCTCATCACCAATTTCAAGTATGTCATCAAGTGGTACGCTTCGCTCCGCCCTCTGGATGCTGAATTCAAGCTGATGGTGTTTGAGGATGCACACACCCTGACCCGGGATGCACAGCAGGCATTGCGGAGGATCATGGAGCGGACAAGCGGCACCTGCCGGTTCGTTTTCACGACAACCAACCAGAGTGCCCTCATCCCGGCCATCACATCGCGCTGCCTCCCGTTGTTTTTTGCACCGATCGGGCAGGATCTGGTGCTCCGTAAACTCCGCTCTATCAAAGATCGTGAAAGCCAGGCACGCCATCCCTGTTCGGAAGACGACCTGGAACTCATCGCCCAGGCCGCACAGGGCGATCTCCGCAGGGCGATCCTGCTCCTCCAGGTTGCCCTCGAGACCGGGCGGTGCAGCGATATGTTTTCTGTGGCACAGTCCGAGACGTCAACAGTAGCAGACTCCGCGATTGCCACGCTCAAGGCAGGAGATGCAAAAGGAGCAATCCGGAAACTGGAATCGCTCATGATCGATTACGGACTCTCAGGTGCCGAGGTACTGTCCGAGATCCGGAGCACCATCCGGCGCGAATACAATGACCCGAATCTTGTCATCGCCCTTGCTGACGCAGAACACCGCATGCGGCATGCGAACAATGAATTCATCCAGGTCTCTGCTTTTGCTACCCGCATACAGGAGGTCTTCCCGTGA